A stretch of the Bordetella genomosp. 8 genome encodes the following:
- a CDS encoding fumarate hydratase C-terminal domain-containing protein translates to MAHHELIMPVTEAQARQLRVNDTVTLQRTLYGIRDATQIHMFDKSRRTRMDLAGHAVIHTAPNVRKVPPSDAHPAGYEPVCIGTTTSDRMERFTRPLMQQYGVRLVIGKGGLRQGSQDAFRELGGAYLAIIGGTAALETTWIEQIEDVDLDDLNPESLWRFRIRDFGPLLVAMDSHGGSLYDAVRQDTEARRAAVLAGLGVSAS, encoded by the coding sequence ATGGCGCACCACGAACTGATCATGCCGGTGACCGAGGCGCAGGCGCGGCAGCTGCGCGTCAACGATACCGTCACCTTGCAACGTACGCTCTACGGTATCCGCGACGCCACGCAGATCCATATGTTCGACAAGAGCCGCAGGACGCGCATGGACCTGGCCGGCCATGCGGTCATCCATACGGCGCCCAATGTCCGCAAGGTGCCGCCCAGCGACGCGCACCCGGCGGGCTATGAGCCTGTCTGCATCGGCACGACCACGTCCGACCGCATGGAGCGCTTCACCCGGCCCCTGATGCAGCAATACGGCGTAAGGCTGGTCATCGGCAAGGGCGGCCTGAGGCAAGGCTCGCAGGATGCCTTCCGCGAACTGGGCGGCGCCTATCTGGCCATCATCGGCGGCACGGCGGCGCTGGAAACCACCTGGATCGAGCAGATCGAGGACGTCGACCTCGACGACCTGAATCCCGAATCGCTATGGCGCTTCCGTATCCGCGACTTCGGCCCCCTGCTGGTCGCGATGGACAGCCACGGCGGCAGCCTGTACGACGCCGTCAGGCAGGACACCGAGGCGCGCCGCGCCGCCGTGCTGGCCGGCCTGGGAGTCAGCGCGTCATGA
- a CDS encoding L-aspartate oxidase: protein MNLVQPIKRLRTDILILGAGGAGLFAALHAHQRAPELSITVAVKGLLGKCGCTRMVQGGYNVALAPGDSVERHFMDTIEGSKWLANQDLAWTLVSTAIERIHELENELGCFFDRNPDGTVHQKAFAGQTFDRTVHKGDLTGIEIINRLAEQVWRRGIGRLEEHRALALVRTADGLSLAGVLMIDVRTGGFVFVQARAVLLATGGGPTMYKYHTPSGDKSCDGLAMALAAGLPLRDMEMVQFHPTGLLAGTQTRMTGTVLEEGLRGAGGYLLNGDKERFMERYDARADRATRDIVSRGIYAEMRAGRTSPNGGVYIQMHHLGVDEVRRQFKGMVERCADCGFDLAGGLVEVVPTAHYMMGGVVFQPDCRTALRGLFAAGEDTGGVHGANRLGGNGVANSTVFGGIAGDSMADWVRREGQWHAPDEAAMAAAVDDALAPFTRPADGLNAIREALYDCMWDDVGIMRDATGLLRARGTLAGLRDRLALTGVAGADRAFNPTWHDWLNLRSLITVSQVIAEAALAREDSRGAHFREDFPLAGDMLGSAYTVARWRDGAVGIAREPVGFTRVAPGTTLLRDAA from the coding sequence ATGAACCTGGTCCAGCCCATCAAGCGCCTGCGCACCGATATCCTGATCCTGGGCGCCGGTGGCGCGGGATTGTTCGCGGCGCTCCATGCGCACCAGCGCGCACCCGAGCTGTCGATCACGGTGGCCGTCAAGGGCCTGCTCGGCAAATGCGGCTGTACGCGCATGGTGCAGGGCGGCTACAACGTCGCGCTGGCGCCCGGCGATTCCGTGGAACGCCACTTCATGGACACCATAGAAGGCAGCAAGTGGCTGGCGAACCAGGACCTGGCATGGACGCTGGTCAGCACGGCCATCGAACGCATCCACGAACTGGAAAACGAGCTGGGCTGCTTCTTCGATCGCAACCCGGACGGCACGGTGCACCAGAAGGCCTTTGCCGGACAGACCTTCGACCGCACCGTCCACAAGGGCGACCTGACCGGCATCGAGATCATCAACCGCCTGGCCGAGCAGGTATGGCGGCGCGGCATCGGCAGGCTGGAGGAACATCGCGCGCTGGCCCTGGTGCGTACGGCCGACGGCCTATCGCTGGCGGGCGTGCTGATGATAGACGTCCGCACCGGCGGCTTCGTTTTCGTGCAGGCGCGCGCCGTGTTGCTCGCGACCGGCGGCGGCCCGACCATGTACAAGTACCACACGCCGTCCGGCGACAAGAGCTGCGACGGGCTGGCCATGGCCCTGGCGGCGGGGTTGCCGCTGCGCGATATGGAGATGGTGCAATTCCATCCCACCGGCCTGCTGGCCGGCACCCAGACGCGCATGACCGGCACCGTGCTGGAAGAAGGCCTGCGTGGCGCCGGCGGCTACCTGTTGAACGGCGACAAGGAACGCTTCATGGAGCGCTACGATGCGCGCGCCGACCGGGCCACGCGTGACATCGTCTCACGCGGCATCTATGCGGAAATGCGCGCCGGGCGCACGTCTCCCAATGGCGGCGTCTATATCCAGATGCACCACCTGGGCGTCGACGAAGTGCGGCGCCAGTTCAAGGGCATGGTGGAGCGCTGCGCCGACTGCGGTTTCGACCTGGCCGGCGGCCTGGTCGAAGTGGTGCCCACGGCGCATTACATGATGGGCGGCGTGGTGTTCCAGCCTGACTGCCGGACGGCGCTGCGCGGCCTGTTCGCCGCCGGCGAGGACACGGGTGGCGTGCATGGCGCGAACCGCCTGGGCGGCAACGGCGTGGCGAATTCCACCGTGTTCGGCGGCATCGCCGGCGACAGCATGGCGGACTGGGTGCGGCGGGAAGGACAGTGGCACGCGCCCGACGAAGCAGCCATGGCCGCCGCCGTCGACGACGCGCTGGCCCCCTTCACGCGGCCGGCGGACGGACTCAACGCCATACGCGAAGCCTTGTACGACTGCATGTGGGACGACGTGGGCATCATGCGAGACGCCACCGGCCTGCTGCGTGCCCGTGGCACGCTGGCCGGCCTGCGCGATCGCCTGGCGCTGACCGGCGTGGCGGGCGCGGACCGGGCTTTCAATCCGACCTGGCATGACTGGTTGAACCTGCGCAGCCTGATTACCGTCAGCCAGGTCATCGCCGAAGCGGCGCTGGCGCGTGAGGATTCGCGGGGCGCCCATTTTCGGGAAGACTTTCCCTTGGCGGGCGATATGCTGGGGTCCGCATACACGGTGGCGCGGTGGCGGGACGGCGCGGTGGGCATCGCGCGTGAGCCCGTGGGCTTCACGCGGGTCGCACCGGGAACGACGCTGCTGCGCGACGCCGCCTGA
- a CDS encoding sulfite exporter TauE/SafE family protein, translating to MWDFLVSHLGASVTGVDPWPLLVAGMALTGGYIIFGMTGFGSAIVAMPLLTQVMPLHRAVPIMLVCDMISGLLLGATSRRDVEMTELRRIVPWMLLGMVAGLALLMYVPERPLLIVLGVGVLGYSLWRLRGGDVFRRLNAGWAIPLGVGGGGLTAMFGTGGPLYTIYLAGRLEDRHALRATVGTLIMLTGVTRLVMFAITGLLLQPAVLALMVWLVPCCLFGMRVGSWLRHRISPMHIFRLLWTVLILGSISLLVNAIAG from the coding sequence ATGTGGGATTTCCTGGTATCGCATCTGGGCGCGTCCGTCACCGGCGTGGACCCATGGCCGCTGCTGGTCGCCGGCATGGCGCTGACCGGCGGCTACATCATTTTCGGGATGACGGGCTTCGGTTCGGCCATCGTGGCCATGCCTTTGCTGACGCAAGTCATGCCCCTGCACCGCGCGGTGCCCATCATGCTGGTTTGCGACATGATCTCCGGCCTGCTGCTGGGCGCCACCAGCCGCCGCGACGTGGAGATGACGGAGTTGCGCCGCATCGTTCCATGGATGCTGCTCGGCATGGTCGCCGGCCTGGCCCTGCTGATGTACGTCCCGGAGCGGCCGCTCCTGATCGTGCTCGGCGTGGGCGTGCTCGGCTATTCGTTATGGCGGCTGCGAGGCGGCGACGTGTTCCGCCGCTTGAACGCGGGCTGGGCCATACCCCTGGGCGTGGGCGGCGGCGGACTCACGGCGATGTTCGGCACCGGCGGGCCGCTGTACACGATCTACCTGGCAGGCCGCCTGGAAGATCGCCATGCATTGCGGGCGACGGTCGGGACCCTGATCATGCTCACCGGCGTGACCCGCCTGGTGATGTTCGCGATCACGGGACTGCTGCTGCAGCCGGCGGTACTGGCCCTGATGGTGTGGCTGGTGCCATGCTGCCTCTTCGGGATGCGCGTGGGCTCCTGGCTACGGCATCGCATCTCGCCCATGCACATCTTCCGTCTGCTGTGGACGGTGCTGATCCTGGGCAGCATCAGCCTGCTCGTGAACGCGATCGCGGGTTGA
- a CDS encoding thiamine pyrophosphate-binding protein: MTRSRNGADALVQTLGAAGVKRIFTLSGNHIMPVFDACVDARIELVHVRHEAAAVHMADAWARLTGEVGVAMVTGGPGHANAVSALYTASMAESPVLLLSGHAPNNQIGMGAFQEMRQADVAEPLAKWSATVGSADAMAGDVGTAMRIARSGRPGPVSLGLPTDALEAACTAQTDTPQSFDAIAQALDAGVAASLLQRLRAAQRPLILTGPATMMGPALARARELEAASGIPVIGMESPRGVADPSLGAFAQMLAQADCILLLGKRVDFTLKFGKPPAIAADCAFLQVDADAPELERTRRAVGSRLEAWALADAASAMNALLRAAMASARSPRHGSWTRDVRDAIAYRPEAWRTASSALDGRMHPVQALAPVQQLLDSHPDSVLIADGGEIGQWAQACLHAPNRVVNGVAGSIGAALPFALAARLARPDAPVVTVMGDGTFGFHTAEMDTAVRYRLPFIAVVGNDARWNAEYQIQLRDYGKDRLIGCELLPARYDAVTAAFGGFGKQVTDPAQVAPAIDEAYRSGLPACLNIMIEGFPAPTVSRPAGA, from the coding sequence ATGACCCGATCCCGCAATGGCGCCGACGCGCTCGTGCAGACCCTGGGCGCCGCCGGCGTGAAGCGCATCTTTACGCTGTCCGGCAATCACATCATGCCGGTGTTCGATGCATGCGTCGACGCCCGTATCGAGCTGGTGCACGTGCGCCACGAGGCCGCCGCGGTGCATATGGCCGATGCCTGGGCGCGTTTGACGGGAGAAGTCGGCGTGGCCATGGTCACCGGCGGGCCCGGCCACGCCAATGCGGTGTCGGCGTTGTACACCGCGTCCATGGCGGAATCGCCGGTGCTGCTGCTGTCCGGCCACGCGCCCAACAACCAGATCGGCATGGGCGCCTTCCAGGAAATGCGACAGGCCGACGTCGCGGAGCCGCTGGCCAAGTGGTCCGCCACGGTCGGCAGCGCCGACGCCATGGCAGGCGACGTCGGCACGGCCATGCGCATCGCGCGTTCGGGACGCCCGGGCCCGGTCAGCCTGGGCCTGCCCACCGATGCGCTGGAAGCGGCATGTACCGCGCAGACGGACACGCCGCAATCCTTCGATGCCATCGCGCAGGCGCTGGATGCCGGCGTCGCCGCGTCCCTGCTCCAGCGCCTGCGGGCCGCGCAGCGGCCGCTGATCCTGACCGGTCCGGCCACGATGATGGGACCGGCGCTGGCACGTGCGCGCGAACTGGAGGCCGCCAGCGGCATCCCCGTCATCGGCATGGAAAGCCCGCGCGGCGTCGCCGACCCCAGCCTGGGCGCTTTCGCGCAGATGCTGGCGCAGGCCGATTGCATCCTGCTGCTGGGCAAGCGCGTGGATTTCACGCTGAAGTTCGGCAAGCCTCCCGCCATCGCGGCCGACTGCGCTTTCCTGCAGGTCGATGCCGATGCGCCCGAGCTCGAACGCACGCGCCGGGCGGTGGGATCGCGGCTGGAGGCGTGGGCCCTGGCCGACGCGGCATCGGCGATGAACGCGCTGCTGCGGGCCGCCATGGCGTCCGCCAGATCGCCACGGCACGGATCGTGGACGCGGGACGTGCGCGACGCCATCGCCTACAGGCCCGAGGCCTGGCGGACGGCCTCTTCCGCCCTGGACGGGCGCATGCATCCCGTCCAGGCGCTGGCGCCCGTGCAGCAACTGCTGGACAGCCATCCCGACTCCGTACTCATCGCCGACGGCGGCGAAATCGGCCAATGGGCGCAAGCCTGCCTGCATGCGCCGAACCGGGTGGTGAACGGCGTGGCCGGTTCCATCGGCGCCGCCCTGCCCTTCGCGCTGGCCGCGCGCCTGGCGCGCCCGGATGCCCCGGTGGTCACCGTGATGGGCGACGGCACCTTCGGCTTCCATACCGCCGAAATGGACACGGCGGTGCGCTATCGCCTGCCCTTCATCGCCGTGGTCGGCAACGACGCGCGCTGGAACGCCGAATACCAGATCCAGCTGCGCGACTATGGCAAGGACCGGCTGATCGGCTGCGAACTGTTGCCGGCGCGCTACGACGCGGTCACCGCCGCGTTCGGCGGTTTCGGCAAGCAGGTGACCGACCCGGCGCAAGTGGCGCCGGCCATCGACGAGGCCTACCGCTCGGGGCTTCCGGCCTGCCTGAATATCATGATCGAAGGTTTTCCCGCCCCCACCGTCAGCCGTCCGGCGGGCGCCTGA
- a CDS encoding tripartite tricarboxylate transporter substrate binding protein — protein MKRIACRAFAAARPRHRTLARAARGRAAFPGTAILTCAALLACALNAAAAAAAPRYPEHPITIVVPFSAGGDADLAARNLAKAVQAMLPQPMVVLNKGGANGAIGSMFVREAAPDGYTLLLARVGSQAILPALQADLKYKWNDFTPLGLLDLNPMVCVVNGDAPYRTLGELVQAIREQPGKLNYSTSGPATVLNLATQMLLDAAGLPPQAAAQIVYKGGGEATAAVLSREVQFSCNNVTALIGNVKAGRLRALVTTTAQRLPELPDVPTAKEAGFPQLERISGWSALYGPPGMPAPLVRQWADVLLRLSKDNEWLAGVRNIGSVPNVMAPAATARFAEEQYRLFRDLGGKLNIQIK, from the coding sequence ATGAAACGCATCGCATGCCGCGCGTTCGCCGCGGCCCGTCCGAGGCACCGGACGCTCGCCCGCGCGGCGCGCGGCCGGGCCGCATTCCCCGGCACGGCCATCCTGACCTGTGCCGCCCTGCTCGCCTGCGCGCTCAACGCCGCGGCGGCGGCCGCCGCACCCCGCTATCCTGAACATCCGATCACCATCGTCGTGCCCTTCAGCGCCGGCGGCGATGCCGACCTGGCGGCGCGCAACCTGGCCAAGGCGGTGCAGGCCATGCTGCCCCAACCCATGGTGGTGTTGAACAAGGGCGGCGCCAACGGCGCCATCGGCTCGATGTTCGTGCGCGAAGCGGCGCCCGACGGCTACACGCTGCTGTTGGCGCGCGTCGGCTCGCAAGCCATCCTGCCGGCGCTGCAGGCCGACCTGAAATACAAGTGGAACGACTTCACGCCGCTGGGCCTGCTCGACCTGAACCCCATGGTGTGCGTCGTCAACGGCGATGCGCCCTACCGAACCCTGGGCGAACTGGTGCAGGCCATCCGCGAACAGCCGGGCAAGCTTAACTACAGCACGTCTGGCCCGGCCACCGTGCTGAATCTGGCGACCCAGATGCTGCTGGATGCCGCCGGCCTGCCGCCGCAGGCCGCCGCGCAAATCGTCTACAAGGGCGGCGGCGAGGCAACGGCCGCCGTACTGTCCAGGGAAGTGCAGTTCAGCTGCAACAACGTCACGGCCTTGATCGGCAACGTCAAGGCGGGCCGCCTGCGCGCCCTCGTCACCACCACGGCGCAGCGCCTGCCCGAATTGCCCGACGTGCCCACCGCCAAGGAAGCCGGCTTTCCCCAGTTGGAACGTATCAGCGGCTGGAGCGCGTTGTACGGGCCGCCCGGCATGCCGGCGCCCCTGGTGCGGCAATGGGCCGATGTGCTGCTACGCTTGTCCAAGGACAATGAATGGCTTGCCGGCGTGCGCAATATCGGTTCCGTGCCGAACGTCATGGCGCCGGCCGCCACCGCGCGCTTCGCGGAAGAACAGTACCGACTGTTCCGCGACCTGGGCGGCAAGCTGAACATACAGATCAAGTAG
- a CDS encoding LysR family transcriptional regulator, translated as MSSIRTLKTFLAVARHGTFAAAGKEIGLTPAAVGLQIRALEESLNCRLFDRTARSAVLNPAGRALVPEVADIVRRYESLGTEAGGDGMSGTMVIGALVSALMGAFADALWTVRQRYPRLDVRLFAGLSSDFAMRVERGELDAAIVTQPPHPLSSNLLWTPLYAEPMILIVPRKPHFPLASRVEDVLGDSPFLRFERNTWTGILVQEVLDRLGASVRESMELNSVEAIVELVRHGFGVSIVPRLANVAWAQDRALRVVPLPGVEVYRRVGLLERGRHSRTAFTEAVKEYFALASEAPQPPHEPRADTRRGSRRKTVAAF; from the coding sequence ATGTCGTCCATCCGCACCCTGAAGACCTTCCTGGCCGTGGCCCGGCACGGCACCTTCGCCGCCGCCGGCAAGGAGATCGGCCTGACGCCCGCCGCGGTGGGCCTGCAGATCCGCGCCCTGGAAGAAAGCCTGAACTGCCGCCTGTTCGACCGTACCGCCCGGTCCGCCGTGCTGAATCCCGCGGGCCGCGCGCTGGTACCGGAAGTCGCCGACATCGTGCGCCGCTATGAGTCGCTGGGCACCGAGGCCGGCGGCGACGGCATGTCCGGGACCATGGTGATAGGCGCGCTGGTGTCCGCCCTGATGGGCGCGTTCGCCGATGCCTTGTGGACGGTGCGCCAGCGCTATCCGCGGCTGGACGTGCGCCTGTTCGCCGGCCTGTCCAGCGATTTCGCGATGCGCGTCGAGCGCGGCGAGCTGGACGCCGCGATCGTCACCCAGCCGCCGCATCCCTTGTCGTCCAACCTGTTGTGGACGCCGCTGTACGCGGAGCCCATGATCCTTATCGTGCCGCGCAAGCCGCATTTTCCCCTGGCGTCCAGGGTGGAAGACGTGCTGGGGGACTCGCCTTTCCTGCGTTTCGAGCGCAACACATGGACGGGGATCCTGGTGCAGGAGGTGCTGGACCGGCTGGGCGCGAGCGTGCGCGAAAGCATGGAGCTGAATTCGGTGGAGGCCATCGTCGAGCTGGTGCGGCATGGCTTCGGCGTGTCCATCGTGCCCCGGCTGGCCAATGTCGCCTGGGCGCAGGACCGGGCGCTACGGGTCGTGCCGCTGCCGGGCGTGGAAGTCTATCGCCGCGTCGGCCTGCTGGAGCGGGGCCGCCACAGCCGGACTGCCTTCACCGAAGCGGTCAAGGAATACTTTGCCCTGGCATCCGAAGCTCCCCAGCCGCCGCACGAGCCCCGCGCGGATACCCGGCGCGGCAGTCGCCGCAAGACCGTGGCGGCTTTCTGA
- a CDS encoding Bug family tripartite tricarboxylate transporter substrate binding protein, translating to MKKILGVCLAALAGYGFSAQADNFPSRPITLVVPLAAGSTADILARAIQPGLSERLGQSVVVENKAGGSGLIAMNYVARSAPDGYTLVMGSNNTWAINLGLFKTMPYDPQKDFAPVAYLAGGSNVLIVKQGGKYDSVKALIDAMRQHPGRLTFSSGGNGTTHHLSAENLKALTDTNATHIPYRGAPQGVTAVMAGEVDFGFYNTPSVSGLVKEGKVKALATTGEARSPLLPEIPTMIEAGVPGYVISVDFGLLAPARTPQAVIDRLNETTRAVMNDPKLQERLKALGYEVYRDETPAQFAKFIQQDIDKWVPLVKRSGATID from the coding sequence ATGAAAAAAATACTAGGGGTTTGCCTGGCCGCCCTGGCCGGCTATGGCTTTTCGGCGCAGGCCGACAATTTCCCGTCACGTCCCATCACGCTCGTCGTGCCGCTGGCCGCCGGCAGCACCGCGGATATCCTGGCGCGCGCCATCCAGCCCGGACTGTCCGAGCGGCTGGGCCAGAGCGTCGTGGTGGAAAACAAGGCCGGCGGCAGCGGGCTGATCGCCATGAACTACGTGGCGCGATCGGCCCCCGATGGCTACACGCTCGTCATGGGATCGAACAATACCTGGGCCATCAACCTGGGGCTGTTCAAGACCATGCCCTACGATCCGCAGAAGGACTTCGCGCCGGTGGCCTACCTGGCCGGGGGATCGAATGTGCTGATCGTCAAGCAGGGCGGCAAGTACGACTCCGTCAAGGCGCTGATCGACGCGATGCGCCAGCACCCCGGCCGCCTGACGTTTTCTTCGGGTGGCAATGGCACGACCCATCACCTGTCGGCCGAAAACCTCAAGGCCTTGACCGATACCAATGCCACGCATATTCCCTACCGGGGAGCGCCGCAGGGCGTCACCGCCGTCATGGCGGGAGAAGTCGATTTCGGCTTCTACAACACGCCCAGCGTCTCGGGGCTGGTGAAGGAAGGCAAGGTCAAGGCGCTGGCCACCACCGGCGAAGCACGCTCGCCACTGCTGCCTGAAATCCCCACGATGATCGAAGCCGGCGTGCCGGGATACGTGATCTCCGTCGATTTCGGCCTGCTGGCACCGGCCCGCACCCCCCAGGCCGTGATCGACCGCTTGAACGAGACCACGCGCGCGGTGATGAACGACCCCAAGCTGCAGGAACGACTCAAGGCGCTGGGCTATGAGGTGTACCGCGACGAGACGCCGGCGCAGTTCGCCAAGTTCATCCAGCAGGACATCGACAAGTGGGTGCCGCTGGTGAAGCGGTCGGGGGCGACGATCGATTAG
- a CDS encoding LysR family transcriptional regulator — MEDTSEPVSLRQLRALIAVGDSGSFTGAAEQLGMSQPSVSHLVRRLEAELGQTLVVRGRDACLTPQGRAIVDVARRAVLSIDGVLRECRDMTQLKAGSVNVAVGHVTAATLLPEILRRFHKKHPELEVTVVDCVVDHIRAKLLAHEADIGLGALIAPDDSKLVVENLWDCGMALFVRDDHPLARRASVDARILAELPCIQLNPNAHAWLAISRKLIAHNIYPRVEQRAVLVSTALGLIQADMGVAMMPRIATMVMPRGIKGIPLSEPELEWPISLVRLANYPLSPAAQAFASVARDTIKACGKRAGA, encoded by the coding sequence ATGGAAGACACTTCGGAACCCGTCTCGCTGCGGCAACTGCGCGCGCTGATCGCCGTGGGCGATTCGGGTAGTTTCACCGGCGCCGCCGAGCAGCTCGGCATGTCGCAGCCCTCGGTCAGCCACCTGGTCCGGCGGCTGGAAGCCGAACTGGGGCAGACGCTGGTGGTCAGGGGCCGGGACGCCTGCCTGACCCCGCAAGGCCGCGCCATCGTCGACGTCGCGCGGCGCGCCGTGCTGTCGATCGACGGCGTGTTGCGGGAATGCCGCGACATGACGCAGTTGAAGGCGGGCTCGGTGAATGTCGCCGTGGGACACGTTACCGCCGCCACCCTGCTGCCGGAGATCCTGCGCCGCTTCCACAAGAAGCACCCGGAGCTCGAAGTCACCGTCGTGGACTGCGTGGTCGATCACATCCGCGCCAAGCTGCTGGCCCACGAAGCCGATATCGGCCTGGGGGCCTTGATCGCCCCCGACGACTCCAAGCTGGTCGTCGAAAATCTCTGGGACTGCGGGATGGCGCTGTTCGTGCGCGACGACCATCCGCTGGCGCGGCGCGCGTCGGTCGACGCCCGGATCCTGGCCGAGCTCCCCTGTATCCAGCTCAATCCGAACGCGCATGCCTGGCTGGCCATCAGCCGCAAGCTGATCGCCCACAACATCTATCCCCGGGTGGAACAGCGCGCCGTGCTGGTTTCCACCGCCCTGGGCCTGATCCAGGCGGATATGGGCGTGGCGATGATGCCGCGCATCGCGACCATGGTGATGCCCCGCGGCATCAAGGGAATACCCTTGAGCGAACCGGAGCTGGAGTGGCCGATTTCGCTGGTCCGGCTGGCGAACTATCCCTTGTCTCCCGCCGCGCAGGCCTTCGCGTCCGTGGCGCGCGACACGATCAAGGCCTGCGGCAAGCGCGCCGGGGCATAA